A stretch of Zonotrichia leucophrys gambelii isolate GWCS_2022_RI chromosome 19, RI_Zleu_2.0, whole genome shotgun sequence DNA encodes these proteins:
- the LOC135455895 gene encoding fibrinogen-like protein 1-like protein translates to MLLLCASAGPAVPAASPRSAPAFPPDCSHLRKGSPSGVYVIQPARSPPRVVWCDMDTEGKGWTVVQRNSHDTELTWKQSWTTYKYGFGNVHSDYWLGTEYLHLLTQQGTYKVRFVVRDKANVTHYAEYDIFRVENEASGYPLRLGRHSGDGDDYLTLYHPKKGGIHDNMKFSTVDKDQDQYSGNCAKSYGGWWYNRCQNVLLNAKNYIVWPGFCDKGDCASSLILVKPTDVC, encoded by the exons atgctgctgctctgtgccagcgccggccccgccgtgcccgcgGCCAGCCCCCGCAGTG ccccagcgtTCCCCCCGGACTGCAGCCACCTCCGCAAGGGCAGCCCCAGCGGGGTGTACGTGATCCAGCCCGCCCGGTCCCCCCCGCGCGTGGTCTGGTGCGACATGGACACCGAGGGCAAGGGCTGGACCGTGGTGCAGAGGAACTCCCATGACACCGAGCTCACGTGGAAGCAATCCTGGACCACCTACAAGTACGGCTTTGGCAACGTGCACAGCGACTACTGGCTGGGCACCGAGTACCTGCACCTGCTGACGCAGCAGGGCACATACAAGGTGCGCTTCGTGGTGCGGGACAAAGCCAACGTCACCCACTACGCCGAGTACGACATCTTCAGAGTGGAGAACGAGGCCAGCGGGTACCCCCTGAGGCTGGGCAGGCACTCTGGAGATGGGGATGACTACCTGACCCTCTACCACCCCAAGAAGGGGGGCATTCATGACAACATGAAGTTCAGCACGGTCGACAAGGACCAGGACCAGTACAGCGGGAACTGTGCCAAGAGCTATGGGGGGTGGTGGTACAACAGGTGCCAGAATGTCCTGCTCAATGCCAAAAACTACATTGTGTGGCCAGGGTTCTGTGATAAAGGTGACTGTGCGTCCTCCCTCATCCTGGTCAAACCCACAGATGTGTGTTGA
- the LOC135455852 gene encoding fibrinogen-like protein 1-like protein, whose translation MATQGLCLLLLTCLLALAASFPDVDIRNLYLLNGTMDDIMNAPPEPSQLGDGDGHVRQARDIAHHPPVSHASGWPKDCSEIPRGSHSGVYIIQPKGLHHLVVYCEMNVTHGGWTVIQRNQRDTPVTWAEAWSTYKFGFGNVRTEYWLGTEYIHQIAKQKVYQVRFVIQDSADNLSFADYNLFSVEDEEHGYRLRLGSYNGTAGDAMTSDNPNNMHDNMKFSTKDQDQDTYSKNCAYSYEGGWWYSSCYSVRLNYKGGLTWGNLCKGNCKSSLILIKPASYC comes from the exons ATGG CTACCCAGGGCCTTTGTCTCCTGCTTTTGACctgcctgctggccctggcagcatCTTTTCCTGATGTTGACATAAGGAACTTGTACCTCCTCAATGGCACCATGGATGACATTATGAATGctcccccagagccctcccagctgg GTGATGGTGATGGACACGTCCGGCAAGCCAGGGACATCGCCCACCACCCTCCAGTGAGCCATG CCTCAGGGTGGCCCAAGGACTGCAGTGAGATCCCGCGGGGAAGCCACAGCGGCGTGTACATCATCCAGCCCAAGGGGCTGCACCACCTGGTGGTGTACTGCGAGATGAACGTGACCCACGGGGGCTGGACCGTCATCCAGAGGAACCAGAGGGACACCCCGGTCACCTGGGCCGAGGCCTGGAGCACCTACAAGTTCGGCTTCGGGAACGTGCGCACCGAGTACTGGCTGGGCACCGAGTACATCCACCAGATTGCCAAGCAGAAGGTCTACCAGGTGAGGTTTGTCATCCAGGACTCTGCAGACAACCTCAGCTTCGCAGACTACAACCTGTTCAGCGTGGAGGACGAGGAGCACGGCTACCgcctcaggctgggctcctACAACGGCACGGCCGGCGACGCCATGACCTCAGACAACCCCAACAACATGCACGACAACATGAAATTCTCCACaaaggaccaggaccaggacacCTACAGTAAGAACTGTGCCTACAGCTATGAGGGAGGGTGGTGGTACTCGTCCTGTTACTCCGTGCGGCTGAATTACAAGGGCGGCCTGACATGGGGCAACCTGTGCAAGGGGAACTGCAAATCCTCTCTTATCCTCATTAAACCAGCTTCTTATTGTTag
- the LOC135455803 gene encoding fibrinogen-like protein 1-like protein has product MAQCLLFLASLLILASPGHCVHTQSLNTFKKSPSNTSLSALKRTTWPRDCSEVLAGSPSGVYIIQPTGLHPIMVFCEMSGADGGWTVIQRNRHNTDITWAESWSTYKHGFGNVHADFWLGTEYIHQITRQKIYQVRFVIWDAENNMKFADYNLFSLDDESQGYRLRLGAHSGTAEDAMDSDNPRKVHNNMKFSTKDRDQDTYRGNCASRYGGGWWYSACYSVQLNVKGGLTWGKLCKGTCRASAILIKPTPHP; this is encoded by the exons ATGG CTCAGTGTCTTCTGTTCCTTGCTTCTCTGCTCATCTTGGCTTCACCAGGCCATtgtgtgcacacacaaagcCTAAACACCTTCAAGAAATCTCCCTCCAACACTTCATTGAGTGCTCTGAAGAGAACCA CTTGGCCCAGGGACTGCAGCGAGGTTCTGGCTGGCAGCCCCAGTGGTGTATACATCATCCAGCCCACGGGGCTGCACCCCATCATGGTGTTCTGTGAGATGAGCGGGGCAGACGGGGGCTGGACCGTCATCCAGAGGAACCGGCACAACACGGACATCACCTGGGCCGAGTCCTGGAGCACCTACAAGCACGGCTTTGGCAATGTGCACGCTGACTTCTGGCTGGGCACTGAGTACATCCACCAGATCACCAGGCAGAAAATCTACCAGGTCAGGTTTGTCATCTGGGATGCTGAAAACAACATGAAATTCGCAGACTACAACCTATTCAGCCTGGATGATGAGTCCCAGGGCTACCGGCTGAGGCTGGGAGCGCactcagggacagcagaggacGCCATGGATTCTGACAATCCCAGGAAAGTGCACAACAACATGAAGTTCTCCACCAAGGATCGGGATCAGGACACTTACAGAGGGAACTGTGCCTCACGCTATGGGGGTGGGTGGTGGTACTCGGCGTGTTACTCTGTGCAGCTGAACGTCAAGGGGGGGCTGACGTGGGGCAAGCTGTGCAAGGGGACCTGCAGAGCTTCAGCCATCCTCATCAAACCAACCCCACACCCCTAG
- the VPS37D gene encoding vacuolar protein sorting-associated protein 37D isoform X1, which translates to MSRPAAPPGSPRRLGALSTAQLRALLQDEPRLQRAARLCRKFQSLQLEREMCLASNCTQAKVNLSLRPRLEDGKASLAIKYQELQEIREACWDKQQRLDVYLEKWSPQSALGQLQAKLDASEAESEAQIKQFLAQELPLEAFLESFCQSRTRSHVCRTQLEKLQELLHKEQVQKDQSGAAPKPFDLSYGFVPAVLVPSEAAAPFPVPAAPPKHHLPALAQQPASPCSEVPGLGSPLRPAGAVPVPSAQPREQEPPHR; encoded by the exons ATGTCCCGGCCCGCGGCGCCGCCCGGCTCCCCGCGCCGCCTCGGGGCGCTGAGCACGGCGCAGCTCCGGGCGCTGCTGCAGGACGAGCCGCGGCTGCAGCGCGCCGCCCGCCTCTGCAGGAAG TTCCAGAGTCTCCAGCTGGAGCGGGAAATGTGTTTGGCTTCAAATTGCACCCAGGCCAAGGTGAATCTGTCCCTGCGCCCGCGGCTGGAGGATGGGAAGGCTTCCCTGGCCATCAAgtaccaggagctgcaggagatccGAGAGGCCTGCTGGGACAAGCAGCAGCGCCTGG ATGTTTACCTGGAGAAGTGGAGCCCACAGAGCGCCCTGGGCCAGCTCCAAGCCAAGCTTGATGCCTCCGAAGCAGAGTCAGAG GCCCAGATAAAGCAGTTCctggcccaggagctgcccctcgAGGCCTTCCTGGAGTCGTTCTGCCAGAGCCGCACGCGCTCCCACGTCTGCCGGACCcagctggagaagctgcaggagctgctgcacaagGAGCAGGTGCAGAAGGACCAG AGCGGAGCAGCCCCCAAACCCTTCGATCTGTCCTACGGCTTTGTGCCCGCCGTCCTCGTCCCCTCGGAGGCTGCCGCGCCCTTCCCCGTGCCCGCTGCGCCTCCCAAGCACcatctgccagccctggcacagcagccagcgTCTCCCTGCTCCGAGGTGCCCGGCCTGGGCTCTCCCCTGCGCCCCGCTGGAGCCGTGCCCGTGCCCAGCGCCCAGCCCCGGGAGCAGGAGCCGCCGCACCGGTAG
- the SPACA6 gene encoding sperm acrosome membrane-associated protein 6 gives MLVLVPWHSRNLSLWLWVLMPCLPEVNPCLLCFGPPIQRARLCHEITGAFVDELRHKKCIEAIVEASKPLASVTVASGQREELREIVMDAMYSLEERWKKSLNKSLQEAVNRIWKKLSELEKVPACVPPCGFQPAARVFQCATCRFVDCQFALDCPVQDLWTYTDETIVLRCTVPFHIPPGVPVTWLFAPNLRTQDMALFKELKGNPEKPFSLTIEEPAPGTVACRLGEQTKPIIRKFFYLNVSEGSVEEEKGLQTLFSTVLKSDDKTPTHIPYLGLALGFGSMALVLLLVISSSTQ, from the exons ATGCTGGTTTTAGTCCCCTGGCATAGTAGAAACCTTAGCTTGTGGCTGTGGGTCTTGATGCCCTGCCTCCCTGAGGTTAacccctgcctgctctgctttgggccCCCTATTCAGCGGGCACGGCTTTGCCATGAGATTACTGGGGCCTTTGTCGATGAGCTCAGACATAAAAAATGCATTGAGGCCATTGTTGAGGCTTCTAaaccacttgcctctgtcaCTGTAG CATCAGGACAGCGTGAGGAGCTTCGGGAGATCGTCATGGATGCCATGTATTCTCTAGAGGAGCGATGGAAGA AGTCCCTGAACAAGTCTCTGCAGGAAGCTGTCAACAGAATCTGGAAGAAGCTGAGCGAGCTGGAAAAAG TTCCAGCCTGTGTCCCACCCTGTG GATTCCAGCCAGCTGCCCGTGTGTTCCAGTGTGCTACCTGCCGCTTCGTGGACTGTCAGTTTGCCCTGGACTGCCCAG TGCAGGACCTGTGGACCTACACAGATGAAACCATCGTGCTGCGCTGCACTGTGCCTTTCCACATCCCGCCCGGCGTGCCTGTCACCTGGTTGTTTGCCCCAAAT ctgcGCACACAGGACATGGCACTGTTCAAGGAGCTCAAGGGGAATCCAGAGAAGCCCTTCAGTCTGACCATTGAGGAACCTGCTCCAGGAACCGTTGCCTGTCGCCTGGGGGAGCAAACCAAGCCCATTATCCGCAAGTTCTTCTACCTCAATG TGTCAGAGGGAAGcgtggaggaagagaaaggactGCAGACTCTGTTCAGCACTGTGCTGAAGTCGGATGACAAGACACCTACCCACATACCATacctggggctggctctgggttTTGGCTCCATGGCATTAGTTCTGCTGTTGGT GATCTCCAGTAGCACCCAGTAG
- the VPS37D gene encoding vacuolar protein sorting-associated protein 37D isoform X2, which yields MSRPAAPPGSPRRLGALSTAQLRALLQDEPRLQRAARLCRKFQSLQLEREMCLASNCTQAKVNLSLRPRLEDGKASLAIKYQELQEIREACWDKQQRLDVYLEKWSPQSALGQLQAKLDASEAESEAQIKQFLAQELPLEAFLESFCQSRTRSHVCRTQLEKLQELLHKEQVQKDQVGRKDPAGCPGAPASVAPARLAPLQSGAAPKPFDLSYGFVPAVLVPSEAAAPFPVPAAPPKHHLPALAQQPASPCSEVPGLGSPLRPAGAVPVPSAQPREQEPPHR from the exons ATGTCCCGGCCCGCGGCGCCGCCCGGCTCCCCGCGCCGCCTCGGGGCGCTGAGCACGGCGCAGCTCCGGGCGCTGCTGCAGGACGAGCCGCGGCTGCAGCGCGCCGCCCGCCTCTGCAGGAAG TTCCAGAGTCTCCAGCTGGAGCGGGAAATGTGTTTGGCTTCAAATTGCACCCAGGCCAAGGTGAATCTGTCCCTGCGCCCGCGGCTGGAGGATGGGAAGGCTTCCCTGGCCATCAAgtaccaggagctgcaggagatccGAGAGGCCTGCTGGGACAAGCAGCAGCGCCTGG ATGTTTACCTGGAGAAGTGGAGCCCACAGAGCGCCCTGGGCCAGCTCCAAGCCAAGCTTGATGCCTCCGAAGCAGAGTCAGAG GCCCAGATAAAGCAGTTCctggcccaggagctgcccctcgAGGCCTTCCTGGAGTCGTTCTGCCAGAGCCGCACGCGCTCCCACGTCTGCCGGACCcagctggagaagctgcaggagctgctgcacaagGAGCAGGTGCAGAAGGACCAGGTGGGCAGGAAGGACCCTGCggggtgcccaggtgccccGGCTAGCGTGGCACCGGCCCGCCTCGCCCCCTTGCAGAGCGGAGCAGCCCCCAAACCCTTCGATCTGTCCTACGGCTTTGTGCCCGCCGTCCTCGTCCCCTCGGAGGCTGCCGCGCCCTTCCCCGTGCCCGCTGCGCCTCCCAAGCACcatctgccagccctggcacagcagccagcgTCTCCCTGCTCCGAGGTGCCCGGCCTGGGCTCTCCCCTGCGCCCCGCTGGAGCCGTGCCCGTGCCCAGCGCCCAGCCCCGGGAGCAGGAGCCGCCGCACCGGTAG